CCTTTCACACTTCGTTCACTGACCACTTCGATAACCGATTGTATTGAAGGCCATTTTGCCTGAAATTCTTCTGACAACGTCGCACTAATTTGCATAACATGACGGAACTCCTCTCGTCCATGACCACTGCTTTTTTCTGTAAATTCAACAAGTTCATGACTTTCATAATGTGCAGCAAAATGGGATTTAACAAACTCAGCCAGACTTTTTTGATTACCTTTGACACCCACAATAAAATCGCCGCCTCGTTGGGTAATTAACTCAAGGGTTTCTTTCTGACAATGCAGGGCATCCATCGTGACTACAGCCCCATCAAGCGCCAATAATTCAATGAGTTGCCTTGCGACTGGGCCTTCTTTCCCTTTACTTTCTGCGACCCGATGATATAGGGCAACACCGGACTCGACATCATAAGCACTGACCACATGGAGGGCTTCAAACAGGGTGCCTTTGCAAGTGCCTCTCATCGTTTTTCCGTCAATAGCGATAAGGCTTCTCCCTGCCTTGACCCGGCGCTGGTTGATCCAGTCATAAAAGGCTTCAACCAGTGCATCCTGCTCTATCA
The sequence above is drawn from the Xenorhabdus ishibashii genome and encodes:
- a CDS encoding ISAs1 family transposase gives rise to the protein MSIFNFISKIDDPRSDINKKHELMDVIFLAFAAVLCGASGWKAIQEFGEIQIEWLKKYTRFTHGIPRRHCIANIIKMIEQDALVEAFYDWINQRRVKAGRSLIAIDGKTMRGTCKGTLFEALHVVSAYDVESGVALYHRVAESKGKEGPVARQLIELLALDGAVVTMDALHCQKETLELITQRGGDFIVGVKGNQKSLAEFVKSHFAAHYESHELVEFTEKSSGHGREEFRHVMQISATLSEEFQAKWPSIQSVIEVVSERSVKGHPPHRDSRWYVSSLPLDAELAATAIRKHWSVENELHWVLDVTFREDAISLKDPDGAAQMALFNRIALNVIKQNTSIKDSQAAKRRRAMWSAEFRSQLIFD